The nucleotide window CCGTTCGTACACGTTTTTCCTCGCGGGGCGGTTTTGCGCCGTCCTCGCCAGTACTTCCCAGGCGGTGGTCATTGCCTGGGAGGTGTACGAGACCGCCCGGCAGACCATGAGCGTTGTCGAGGCGTCGTTCGTTGTCGGAATGATTGGGCTGGTTCAGTTTCTTCCCCTATTCGGTCTTGCTCTTGTTGCTGGTGAGACCGCGGACCGACACGACCGTCGCGTGATCTTGCGGTTGTGTTACCTGGGGCAACTCGTCACGTCCGCGGCTCTCGCGATCCGGTCCGAATTTAGTGGCGGGTTGTGGCCGATTTTCGCGCTTGCGGCGCTGTTCGGGTGCGCGCGAGCATTCTTTCAGCCCGCAGCCAGCGCTCTTGGCCCCATGCTGGTGTCTTCCCACCTGTTGCCGCGTGCGATCGCAACAAATTCGTTGGTCGCTCAGGTCGCGAACATCAGCGGCCCGGCGCTCGGTGGAGTGCTCTGCGCTGTTTCGCCGGTACTCGGGTATGTGGTGAGCGTGGGGTTGTACGCGGCGGCGGTTGTGTGCATGTCGCTGATCCGGGCAAACACCCGCCCTGATACTCAACCCGGACGGTCGCGGGCCGCCCAGATCAAAGAGGGGCTCGCGTACGTGTGGGGCAATAAGTTGGTGCTGGGTGCGATTTCCTTGGATATGTTCGCGGTCCTGCTCGGCGGAGCCACCGGACTTCTGCCTGTATTTGCGCGTGACATTCTGCACGTTGGCCCGGAAGGGTTCGGTGTGCTGCGAGGAGCGCCGGCCATCGGGGCGCTCCTCACCGCCGGTGTTCTTTCCATCCGCCCGATCCGCCGGCACATCGGACTAAAAATGTTCGCCGCCGTCGCGATGTTCGGCCTAATGACGCTGGCGTTCGGGTACTCACGGTCGTTCCCGCTGTCGGTGGCGTGTCTGGCGGTCTTGGGGGCCGCAGACATGGTATCCGTCTTTACGCGCCAGAGCCTCGTGCAGATCGTGACGCCCGACCGAATGCGTGGTCGCGTGTCGGCGGTCTCGACGCTGTTCATCGGCGCGTCGAACGAGTTGGGTGAGTTCGAGAGCGGTGTTGCGGCGCGGTTCCTCGGGCCGGTAGGCGCCGTCGTGTTCGGTGGCGCAGGTGCCCTTGCTGTGACCGGGTTGTGGGTGTGGCTATTCCCCTCCTTGCGGAGGGCGGACCGACTCGTGTCCGACCCGGTGCATCAATGAAACGTGAGTAAGACGGTCACCGGTTTGAATCTGGCGCCACACGGGCGACGTTTTAGACCTGTTGCTCATGGACGTGATGCCGACCTGCGTGTCATCAACCAGGATCGCAGAACGGGCCGCTTGTCACTTGCCCAC belongs to Gemmata obscuriglobus and includes:
- a CDS encoding MFS transporter, which produces MSQGSSDGTLFTRSYTFFLAGRFCAVLASTSQAVVIAWEVYETARQTMSVVEASFVVGMIGLVQFLPLFGLALVAGETADRHDRRVILRLCYLGQLVTSAALAIRSEFSGGLWPIFALAALFGCARAFFQPAASALGPMLVSSHLLPRAIATNSLVAQVANISGPALGGVLCAVSPVLGYVVSVGLYAAAVVCMSLIRANTRPDTQPGRSRAAQIKEGLAYVWGNKLVLGAISLDMFAVLLGGATGLLPVFARDILHVGPEGFGVLRGAPAIGALLTAGVLSIRPIRRHIGLKMFAAVAMFGLMTLAFGYSRSFPLSVACLAVLGAADMVSVFTRQSLVQIVTPDRMRGRVSAVSTLFIGASNELGEFESGVAARFLGPVGAVVFGGAGALAVTGLWVWLFPSLRRADRLVSDPVHQ